The following nucleotide sequence is from Pseudonocardia sp. C8.
ACGTCCGGGTGGCGCCCGGCTGGGACCGGGTCGAGCCGAACGTACTCGATCGGCTCCGCACCCATTCGGCCGCGAACCTCGGCGACGCGCTCGACCGGCTCAACATCGTCGACGGCGGGATCGCCCCCATCTGGCCCGGGGCCCGCGCGGTCGGCACCGCACTGCCGGTCCTGACCGTCGCCGGGGACAACCGGGCCGTCATCGACGCCCTCGACCACATCCGCCCCGGCGACCTCGTCGTGATCAACGCACTCGGCTACGACGGCCGCGCGATCATCGGCGACAACCTCGCCCAGCGGTTCGCGGCCTTCGGCGCCACCGGCGCGGTCGTCGACGGCTACGTCCGCGACCGGGCGATCATCGAACGGCTCGGGGTACCGGTGTTCGCCCGGGGCCTCACCCCGGCCGGCCCGTTCAAGAACGGGCCGGGGACCATCGGCGAGCCGGTCGCGATCGGCGGCGTCGTGGTCCACCCCGGTGACGTCGTCGTCGCCGACGACGACGGGGTGATCGTCATCCCGCCGCACCGGATCGAGGAGGCCCTGACCGGGGTGGAGGACATCGTCGCCCGCGAGGCCGAGCTCGACGCCGAGGTGGCCGCCCTGCGCGAGCAGGTCGCCTGATGACCGACGCGACGCGCCCGGACGGGCCGCTGCGGGTGGTGGCCGCCGCACCGCTGGCCGCGGCCGACCGCACCCGGATCACCGAACTCGAACCTCGGCTCGACCTCGTCGTGGACGACGAGCTGCTGCCCCCGATGCGCTGGCCGGCCGACTTCGTGGGCGACCCGGACTGGCATCGGACCCCGGCGCAGCAGCGGGCCTACGAGTCCCTGGTGGACTCGGCCGACGCCCTGTACGGGATTCCCGACGTCGACCCGGCCGCACTCGCCCGGACCGTGCGGGCCAACCCGCGGCTGCGCTGGGTGCACACCATGGCCGCCGGCGGCGGCAGCCAGGTGGCCGCGGCCGGCCTGACCGCCGACGAGCTCGACCGGGTCAGCTTCACCACGTCAGCCGGGGTGCACGGTGGCCCGCTCGCCGAGTTCGCGCTCCTGGGCGTTCTGGCCGGGGCGAAGAACCTGCCCCGGCTGACCCGCCTGCAACGCGACCGGGAGTGGAGCGGGC
It contains:
- a CDS encoding RraA family protein, producing the protein MAQDNVRVAPGWDRVEPNVLDRLRTHSAANLGDALDRLNIVDGGIAPIWPGARAVGTALPVLTVAGDNRAVIDALDHIRPGDLVVINALGYDGRAIIGDNLAQRFAAFGATGAVVDGYVRDRAIIERLGVPVFARGLTPAGPFKNGPGTIGEPVAIGGVVVHPGDVVVADDDGVIVIPPHRIEEALTGVEDIVAREAELDAEVAALREQVA